A genomic region of Halopelagius longus contains the following coding sequences:
- a CDS encoding ABC transporter permease, which produces MSNITDEGDVAGSDIAQKAPGNGFAADVQISVKRWLVKTSRNPFVTFSSLIQPVIFFVLMAEVLGAVVGGALAQTLGSGVDYITYLTPAIVIQSALAAAAVSGIGLVDDMDTGMFEKLLASPMDRGAMFLGKVLSEVVRIAAQTAIILLLGYVMLYLQSGASVGSYLRTGVLGFVGVVAIAVIFGGAFMAFSNIVALVTHDQEATTMIANLLTFPLLFVSSAFVPLEVLPGWIQSVAVVNPITYGVDGVRAFMLGQNVMTVLNVTAFSGPWNTVIPAVAVLVGFNVVLGGIAVHLLNGASKAKVQ; this is translated from the coding sequence ATGAGCAACATCACCGACGAGGGCGATGTCGCGGGAAGCGACATCGCGCAAAAAGCTCCAGGGAACGGTTTCGCGGCGGACGTGCAGATCAGCGTCAAGCGGTGGCTCGTCAAGACGTCCCGGAACCCCTTCGTGACGTTCTCATCGCTGATCCAGCCGGTCATCTTCTTCGTGCTGATGGCCGAAGTCCTCGGCGCTGTTGTCGGCGGCGCACTCGCTCAGACGCTCGGTAGTGGCGTCGACTACATTACGTACCTCACCCCGGCTATCGTGATTCAGTCCGCGCTCGCTGCGGCTGCGGTCTCCGGTATCGGATTAGTCGACGACATGGACACGGGAATGTTCGAGAAACTCCTCGCTTCACCGATGGACCGGGGTGCAATGTTCCTCGGCAAAGTCCTGTCAGAGGTGGTCCGAATTGCCGCCCAGACCGCGATTATCCTGTTGCTTGGCTACGTGATGCTGTACCTTCAGTCAGGCGCGTCGGTCGGGAGCTACCTTCGGACGGGGGTGCTGGGTTTCGTTGGCGTCGTAGCGATTGCGGTGATATTCGGTGGCGCGTTCATGGCGTTCTCGAACATCGTCGCGCTCGTAACGCACGATCAAGAGGCGACGACCATGATCGCCAACCTTCTGACGTTCCCGCTGTTGTTCGTCTCTAGCGCGTTTGTCCCGCTCGAGGTTCTTCCGGGATGGATCCAGTCGGTTGCGGTGGTCAATCCTATCACCTACGGCGTCGACGGTGTCCGAGCGTTCATGCTCGGCCAGAATGTGATGACGGTGTTGAACGTGACGGCCTTCTCGGGCCCCTGGAATACGGTGATTCCTGCTGTCGCCGTTCTCGTCGGTTTCAACGTCGTTCTCGGCGGGATTGCCGTCCACTTGCTCAACGGCGCTTCCAAAGCCAAAGTCCAGTGA